One part of the Streptomyces ferrugineus genome encodes these proteins:
- the ettA gene encoding energy-dependent translational throttle protein EttA has translation MAEFIYTMRKARKAHGDKVILDDVTLNFLPGAKIGVVGPNGAGKSTVLKIMAGLEQPSNGDAFLSPGYTVGILLQEPPLNEEKTVLENVQEGVAEIKGKLDRFNEIAELMATDYSDALLDEMGKLQEELDHANAWDLDAQLEQAMDALGCPPGDWAVTNLSGGEKRRVALCKLLLEAPDLLLLDEPTNHLDAESVNWLEQHLAKYPGTIVAVTHDRYFLDNVAGWICEVDRGRLHGYEGNYSKYLETKAARLKVEGQKDAKRQKRLKEELEWVRSNAKGRQAKSKARLARYEEMAAEADKMRKLDFEEIQIPPGPRLGNVVVEINNLSKGFGDKLLIDDLSFTLPRNGIVGVIGPNGAGKTTLFKMIQGLEQPDSGDIKVGDTVKISYVDQSRENIDPKKTLWAVVSDELDYINVGQVEMPSRAYVSAFGFKGPDQQKAAGVLSGGERNRLNLALTLKQGGNLLLLDEPTNDLDVETLSSLENALLEFPGCAVVVSHDRWFLDRVATHILAYEGESKWFWFEGNFESYEKNKIERLGPDAARPHRATYKKLTRG, from the coding sequence TTGGCTGAGTTCATTTACACCATGCGCAAGGCGCGCAAGGCGCACGGCGACAAGGTGATCCTCGACGACGTCACCCTGAACTTCCTTCCGGGTGCGAAGATCGGCGTCGTCGGCCCGAACGGTGCCGGTAAGTCGACCGTTCTGAAGATCATGGCGGGCCTCGAGCAGCCGTCGAACGGTGATGCGTTCCTGTCGCCCGGTTACACCGTGGGCATCCTGCTGCAGGAGCCGCCGCTGAACGAGGAGAAGACCGTCCTGGAGAACGTCCAGGAGGGTGTCGCCGAGATCAAGGGCAAGCTCGACCGGTTCAACGAGATCGCCGAGCTGATGGCCACCGACTACTCCGACGCCTTGCTCGACGAGATGGGCAAGCTGCAGGAGGAGCTCGACCACGCGAACGCGTGGGACCTGGACGCCCAGCTCGAGCAGGCCATGGACGCCCTCGGCTGCCCGCCCGGCGACTGGGCCGTCACCAACCTCTCCGGCGGTGAGAAGCGCCGCGTCGCGCTGTGCAAGCTGCTGCTGGAGGCGCCCGACCTGCTGCTGCTCGACGAGCCCACCAACCACCTCGACGCCGAGTCCGTGAACTGGCTGGAGCAGCACCTCGCCAAGTACCCGGGCACCATCGTCGCCGTCACCCACGACCGGTACTTCCTCGACAACGTCGCGGGCTGGATCTGCGAGGTCGACCGCGGCCGGCTGCACGGCTACGAGGGCAACTACTCCAAGTACCTGGAGACCAAGGCCGCCCGCCTCAAGGTCGAGGGGCAGAAGGACGCCAAGCGGCAGAAGCGGCTCAAGGAAGAGCTCGAGTGGGTCCGCTCCAACGCCAAGGGGCGGCAGGCCAAGTCCAAGGCGCGGCTGGCCCGCTACGAGGAGATGGCCGCCGAGGCCGACAAGATGCGGAAGCTGGACTTCGAGGAGATCCAGATCCCGCCGGGTCCGCGGCTCGGCAACGTCGTCGTCGAGATCAACAACCTCAGCAAGGGCTTCGGCGACAAGCTCCTCATCGACGACCTCAGCTTTACGCTGCCGCGCAACGGGATCGTCGGTGTCATCGGGCCGAACGGCGCCGGCAAGACCACCCTGTTCAAGATGATCCAGGGGCTGGAGCAGCCCGACTCCGGCGACATCAAGGTCGGCGACACGGTCAAGATCTCGTACGTCGACCAGAGCCGCGAGAACATCGACCCGAAGAAGACCCTCTGGGCCGTCGTCTCCGACGAGCTCGACTACATCAACGTGGGTCAGGTCGAGATGCCCTCGCGGGCGTACGTCTCCGCGTTCGGGTTCAAGGGCCCCGACCAGCAGAAGGCGGCCGGTGTGCTCTCCGGCGGCGAGCGCAACCGCCTCAACCTCGCGCTCACTCTGAAGCAGGGCGGCAACCTGCTGCTCCTCGACGAGCCCACCAACGACCTGGACGTCGAGACGCTGTCGAGCCTGGAGAACGCTCTTCTCGAGTTCCCCGGGTGTGCCGTGGTCGTCTCCCACGACCGGTGGTTCCTCGACCGCGTCGCCACGCACATCCTCGCCTACGAGGGCGAGTCCAAGTGGTTCTGGTTCGAGGGCAACTTCGAGTCGTACGAGAAGAACAAGATCGAGCGGCTCGGCCCGGACGCGGCCCGTCCGCACCGTGCCACCTACAAGAAGCTGACCCGGGGCTGA
- a CDS encoding acyl-CoA thioesterase codes for MRHIYRCPLRWADMDAYGHVNNVVFLRYLEEARIDFLFRPDKDFQQGSVVARHEIDYKRQLVHRHAPVAIELWVTQVRAASFTLTYEVKDDDLVYVRASTVIVPFDFEAQRPRRITAEEKEFLQEYMDEADEEEAVAA; via the coding sequence TTGCGCCACATCTACCGCTGCCCGCTGCGCTGGGCGGACATGGACGCGTACGGCCACGTCAACAACGTGGTGTTCCTCCGCTACCTGGAGGAAGCCCGTATCGACTTCCTGTTCCGCCCGGACAAGGATTTCCAGCAGGGGTCCGTGGTGGCGCGCCATGAGATCGACTACAAGCGGCAGCTCGTCCACCGGCACGCGCCCGTGGCCATCGAGCTGTGGGTCACGCAGGTCAGGGCCGCGTCCTTCACCCTCACCTACGAGGTGAAGGACGACGACCTCGTCTACGTCCGGGCGTCGACGGTGATAGTGCCGTTCGACTTCGAGGCACAGCGGCCGCGCCGGATCACCGCGGAGGAGAAGGAGTTCCTCCAGGAGTACATGGACGAGGCCGACGAGGAGGAGGCCGTCGCGGCATGA
- a CDS encoding globin, with the protein MEGVNEIRRGTLQEQTFYEQVGGEETFRRLVHRFYEGVAEDPLLRPMYPEEDLGPAEERLTLFLIQYWGGPTTYSENRGHPRLRMRHAPFTVDRAAHDAWLKHMRVAVDELGLSEEHERTLWNYLTYAAASMVNTAG; encoded by the coding sequence ATGGAGGGCGTGAATGAGATTCGGCGCGGCACGCTTCAGGAGCAGACCTTCTACGAGCAGGTCGGCGGGGAGGAGACCTTCCGCCGCCTCGTCCACCGTTTCTACGAGGGTGTCGCCGAGGACCCGCTGCTGCGGCCCATGTACCCCGAGGAGGACCTGGGCCCGGCGGAGGAGCGGCTGACCCTGTTCCTGATCCAGTACTGGGGCGGCCCGACCACGTACAGCGAGAACCGCGGCCACCCGCGCCTGCGCATGCGCCACGCCCCCTTCACCGTCGACCGCGCGGCGCACGACGCGTGGCTGAAGCACATGCGGGTCGCCGTCGACGAGCTCGGCCTCTCCGAGGAGCACGAGCGGACGCTGTGGAACTACCTCACGTACGCGGCGGCGTCGATGGTGAACACGGCGGGCTGA
- a CDS encoding methyltransferase domain-containing protein: MSAHALDRDLEDLAASARAALVREIDLSGAWAGDPVWRDVFGAVPRHLFVPYYYVGVAGGYERRWGQSPDPAARERWVRGTYADTPLATRLRDGELLSSSSQPSLMAMMLVALEVRDGDRVLEIGAGTGYNAALLAHRLGDDDLVTTVDLEPEITESARQHLAAAGYHPAVVTGDGARGVPERAPFDRIIATCTLPSIPRAWLAQCRPGARVLTPLATGLVALAVRDAEHAEGRFLHTPAYFVPLRGGSRWEPEPAHMGGLPRRAREHELFRFLLALTRGSLDPQEAYALWEREGRPERQRYGITVRGEHEWAWLDDPEGPYAWPLPG, translated from the coding sequence ATGAGCGCGCACGCTCTCGACCGGGACCTGGAGGACCTCGCCGCCTCGGCGCGGGCCGCGCTGGTGCGCGAGATCGACCTGAGCGGGGCGTGGGCCGGCGACCCCGTGTGGCGGGACGTCTTCGGGGCCGTGCCGCGGCATCTGTTCGTGCCGTACTACTACGTCGGCGTCGCCGGCGGCTACGAGCGCCGCTGGGGCCAGAGCCCCGACCCGGCCGCGCGCGAGCGGTGGGTGCGCGGCACCTACGCCGACACCCCGCTGGCCACCCGGCTGCGCGACGGCGAGCTGCTCTCCTCCAGCAGCCAGCCGTCGCTGATGGCGATGATGCTGGTCGCGCTGGAGGTGCGGGACGGCGACCGGGTCCTGGAGATCGGCGCGGGCACCGGCTACAACGCCGCCCTGCTCGCCCACCGGCTCGGCGACGACGATCTCGTCACCACCGTCGACCTGGAGCCGGAGATCACCGAGTCGGCCCGGCAGCACCTGGCCGCCGCCGGATACCACCCCGCCGTAGTCACCGGCGACGGCGCACGCGGTGTGCCCGAGCGCGCCCCCTTCGACCGGATCATCGCCACCTGCACCCTGCCGTCCATCCCGCGCGCCTGGCTCGCCCAGTGCCGTCCCGGCGCCCGCGTCCTGACGCCGCTCGCCACCGGCCTGGTCGCCCTCGCCGTACGGGACGCCGAGCACGCCGAGGGGCGCTTCCTGCACACGCCCGCCTACTTCGTGCCGCTGCGCGGAGGCAGCCGCTGGGAGCCGGAGCCCGCGCACATGGGCGGGCTGCCGCGCCGGGCCCGCGAGCACGAACTGTTCCGCTTCCTGCTCGCCCTGACCCGCGGCAGCCTCGATCCGCAGGAGGCGTACGCGCTGTGGGAGCGCGAGGGGCGGCCGGAGCGACAGCGGTACGGGATCACGGTGCGCGGCGAGCACGAGTGGGCGTGGCTGGACGACCCCGAGGGGCCCTACGCGTGGCCGCTGCCCGGCTGA
- a CDS encoding FHA domain-containing protein produces the protein MPTCPNGHQSGSDDWCEVCGHRMAGAVPPPPPPPPPGGGYGFPPPGGPSGGPNAGQQGGRPPMSGMPEPELCPQCRTPREGGAPFCEECRWNFLTNTATSYTPAAPRQPAPGGPGLPSHFQQQSGPPPSFGGGDSYEYQGSRPSQVNRPAEPIPPFGAEPQGQGGPGGPGGPGGPGPQGGPGAPGGPGPGHGPGPQGGPGGPGGPGPGGMGGPGSGFGGPGGPGGPGGGPGGPGGPGGFGAGPGGPGNTNPGGPGGPGGPGGPGMNGPSGFGGDPSRPVPPPPGPTPPGGPGATGGAPQAFQPTGPGPGPAAPPAPPGFGQDPNRPQPGGPSFGGGDDDWVISPPSSGPGAPAQGGYGYPQPGATQAPPPPGPGYQQQPTTWMATIGPDRDYFMAMMQRSGPEAAGLNLPAYSPEQQRTLTGNQVTIGRRRHSTGDTPDIDLSVPPEDPGVSHQHAVLVQQPDGTWAVVDQNSTNGTTVNGAEEPIQPFVPVPLQDGDRVHVGAWTTITIRRG, from the coding sequence ATGCCGACCTGCCCGAACGGACACCAGTCGGGTTCCGACGACTGGTGCGAGGTCTGCGGTCACCGCATGGCCGGTGCCGTACCTCCGCCCCCTCCGCCGCCCCCGCCCGGCGGTGGCTATGGCTTCCCGCCGCCCGGCGGCCCGTCCGGTGGCCCGAACGCCGGTCAGCAGGGCGGACGTCCGCCCATGTCCGGCATGCCGGAGCCGGAGCTGTGCCCGCAGTGCCGTACGCCGCGTGAGGGCGGTGCGCCGTTCTGCGAGGAGTGCCGGTGGAACTTCCTGACCAACACCGCGACGTCGTACACCCCCGCCGCCCCGCGCCAGCCGGCGCCCGGCGGCCCGGGCCTGCCCTCCCACTTCCAGCAGCAGTCGGGGCCTCCGCCGTCGTTCGGCGGCGGTGACTCGTACGAGTACCAGGGCTCGCGCCCGTCCCAGGTGAACCGCCCGGCGGAACCGATCCCGCCGTTCGGCGCGGAGCCGCAGGGGCAGGGGGGTCCCGGCGGCCCGGGTGGCCCGGGCGGTCCCGGCCCTCAGGGTGGCCCTGGCGCACCCGGTGGCCCCGGTCCTGGTCATGGTCCTGGTCCTCAGGGCGGCCCTGGCGGACCCGGTGGTCCCGGCCCCGGTGGCATGGGTGGTCCCGGTTCGGGCTTCGGCGGTCCCGGCGGACCCGGTGGTCCCGGAGGCGGCCCCGGTGGTCCGGGCGGCCCGGGCGGCTTCGGCGCGGGTCCCGGTGGTCCGGGCAACACGAACCCCGGCGGCCCGGGCGGACCCGGTGGCCCCGGCGGCCCGGGCATGAACGGCCCCTCCGGCTTCGGCGGCGACCCCTCGCGGCCGGTTCCGCCGCCGCCCGGCCCCACCCCGCCCGGCGGTCCCGGCGCGACCGGCGGTGCTCCGCAGGCGTTCCAGCCGACCGGCCCCGGCCCGGGCCCCGCCGCCCCGCCGGCCCCGCCCGGATTCGGACAGGACCCGAACCGTCCGCAGCCCGGCGGCCCGTCCTTCGGCGGCGGTGACGACGACTGGGTGATCTCTCCGCCCTCGTCGGGCCCCGGCGCTCCCGCCCAGGGCGGCTACGGCTACCCGCAGCCCGGCGCGACCCAGGCCCCGCCCCCGCCCGGCCCCGGCTACCAGCAGCAGCCGACGACCTGGATGGCGACCATCGGTCCGGACCGCGACTACTTCATGGCGATGATGCAGCGCTCCGGCCCCGAGGCCGCGGGCCTGAACCTGCCCGCGTACTCGCCCGAGCAGCAGCGCACGCTCACCGGCAACCAGGTCACCATCGGCCGCCGCCGCCACTCCACCGGCGACACCCCCGACATCGACCTGTCGGTGCCGCCGGAGGACCCGGGCGTCTCGCACCAGCACGCGGTCCTGGTCCAGCAGCCGGACGGCACCTGGGCGGTCGTCGACCAGAACTCGACGAACGGCACCACGGTGAACGGCGCCGAGGAGCCGATCCAGCCCTTCGTGCCGGTGCCGCTGCAGGACGGCGACCGGGTGCACGTGGGGGCGTGGACGACGATCACGATCCGGCGCGGCTAG
- a CDS encoding vWA domain-containing protein — translation MANFSKSNVPQFSVDVYQNEYLPEGGREVNAIVTVTSTGGGTIGSAVTAPHLYSPGQSPSAAVAIMVDCSGSMDYPPTKMRNARDATAAAIDTLRDGVHFAVIGGTHVAKEVYPGGGNLAVADATTRDQAKQALRRLSAGGGTAIGTWLRLADRLLSSDDVAIRHGILLTDGRNEHESPEDLKAALDACAGRFTCDARGVGTDWEVKEVTGIASALLGSADIVADPAGLAADFTRMMETAMGKEVADVALRLWTPVGTTIKFVKQVAPTVEELTDRRTEAGPRAGDYPTGSWGDESRDYHVCVEVPAANLGQEMLAARVSLVVPQPDGSAGNLGAQGLVRAVWTDDMVASTSINPQVAHYTGQAELAQAIQQGLDLRKAGDMDGATAKLGRAVQLANDSGNADTAKLLAKVVDVVDATTGTVRLKTKVAEADEMTLETRSTKTVRVKK, via the coding sequence ATGGCCAATTTCTCGAAATCAAACGTGCCGCAGTTCTCGGTGGACGTGTACCAGAACGAGTACCTGCCCGAGGGCGGCCGCGAGGTCAACGCGATCGTCACGGTCACCTCGACCGGCGGCGGCACGATCGGCAGCGCGGTCACCGCGCCGCACCTGTACTCGCCGGGGCAGAGCCCGTCCGCGGCCGTGGCGATCATGGTCGACTGCTCGGGCTCGATGGACTACCCGCCGACCAAGATGCGCAACGCCCGCGACGCCACGGCCGCCGCCATCGACACCCTGCGCGACGGCGTGCACTTCGCGGTGATCGGCGGCACGCACGTGGCGAAGGAGGTCTACCCGGGGGGCGGCAACCTCGCCGTGGCCGACGCCACCACCCGTGACCAGGCCAAGCAGGCGCTGCGCAGGCTGAGCGCGGGCGGCGGCACGGCCATCGGCACCTGGCTGCGCCTCGCCGACCGGCTGCTGTCCTCGGACGACGTCGCCATCCGGCACGGCATCCTGCTCACGGACGGCCGCAACGAGCACGAGTCGCCCGAGGACCTGAAGGCCGCGCTCGACGCCTGTGCCGGACGGTTCACCTGTGACGCCCGCGGCGTGGGCACCGACTGGGAAGTGAAAGAAGTCACAGGGATCGCCTCCGCGCTGCTCGGCAGCGCCGACATCGTCGCGGACCCGGCCGGTCTCGCCGCCGACTTCACACGGATGATGGAGACGGCGATGGGCAAGGAGGTCGCGGACGTCGCGCTGCGGCTGTGGACGCCGGTCGGCACCACGATCAAGTTCGTCAAGCAGGTCGCGCCGACGGTCGAGGAGTTGACCGACCGCCGCACCGAGGCCGGCCCGCGCGCCGGGGACTACCCCACCGGCTCCTGGGGCGACGAGTCCCGTGACTACCACGTTTGCGTCGAGGTCCCGGCCGCGAACCTCGGCCAGGAGATGCTCGCCGCCCGGGTCTCGCTGGTCGTTCCGCAACCCGACGGCAGCGCGGGGAACTTGGGCGCGCAGGGTCTCGTACGGGCCGTATGGACCGACGACATGGTCGCCTCGACGTCGATCAACCCTCAGGTCGCCCACTACACCGGCCAGGCCGAACTGGCACAAGCCATTCAACAAGGGCTGGATCTTCGCAAAGCGGGTGATATGGATGGCGCAACAGCCAAACTGGGCCGCGCCGTTCAGCTCGCGAACGACTCCGGGAACGCGGATACTGCGAAGCTACTTGCGAAGGTGGTGGACGTGGTCGATGCCACGACAGGTACTGTGCGACTGAAGACGAAGGTCGCGGAGGCCGACGAGATGACTCTCGAGACACGGTCGACAAAGACTGTTCGTGTAAAGAAGTGA
- a CDS encoding PP2C family serine/threonine-protein phosphatase has protein sequence MSQMPQLSACPSCEWPLESGDRFCGACGYDLSAVPVRPDDHPTIALNGSAPPPAPGAPGMAWPTPHAPDGPGVPAPSQPPADAHGTHSGGHPVPPGTPPPPQSPPPSAPVPPPASGVEVPPSGQGMTPGPVNPGLPAPDHHAPHGYPAPGGPAGPGGHASPSGPAGPGGPASPGGHAGPGSPVGPVGPQAPHPPAVPPAPTGSPVPPVPPASGVRFDRPPQPEEYALQAPDPRIATDLPTPPEGTKVCVACRAGRVDHDGYCENCGHAQPRERDHMEQDAGPVAAVSDRGLRHHRNEDAFAVSGTTLPDGRPAVLAIVCDGVSSATRPDDASMAASRAASESLLTALPRGTHPQQAMHDAIIAASNAVNALASEPATAREQAPHQNAPACTFVGAVVTAGLLVVGWVGDSRAYWVPVDRGTPPARLTEDDSWAAQMVAAGLMSEAEAYADERAHAITGWLGADAYELEPHTASFKPDRPGVVVVCTDGLWNYAEAAEDMADVVPLDAAARPLHGARVLVGHALDGGGHDNVTVAILPFPAPPLGAGSA, from the coding sequence ATGTCGCAGATGCCCCAGCTGTCCGCCTGCCCGAGCTGCGAATGGCCGCTCGAGTCGGGTGACCGTTTCTGCGGTGCGTGCGGATACGACCTGTCCGCCGTGCCCGTACGGCCGGACGACCACCCGACCATCGCCCTGAACGGCTCGGCGCCGCCCCCCGCCCCGGGCGCGCCCGGCATGGCGTGGCCCACCCCACACGCGCCGGACGGCCCCGGCGTGCCCGCGCCCTCGCAGCCGCCGGCGGACGCCCACGGCACGCACTCCGGCGGCCACCCCGTGCCCCCGGGCACACCCCCGCCCCCGCAGTCCCCGCCGCCCTCCGCACCGGTGCCACCGCCGGCGAGCGGGGTCGAGGTGCCGCCGAGCGGCCAGGGCATGACGCCGGGTCCCGTCAACCCCGGCCTCCCGGCACCGGACCACCACGCACCACACGGCTATCCGGCGCCGGGCGGCCCCGCAGGTCCGGGCGGGCACGCCAGCCCATCCGGCCCTGCAGGTCCGGGCGGCCCCGCAAGTCCCGGCGGCCACGCGGGCCCCGGCAGCCCTGTCGGCCCTGTCGGCCCCCAGGCGCCGCACCCCCCAGCCGTCCCCCCGGCCCCGACCGGCTCCCCGGTCCCCCCGGTCCCCCCGGCGTCCGGTGTGCGGTTCGACCGTCCGCCGCAGCCCGAGGAGTACGCCTTGCAGGCGCCCGACCCGCGTATCGCCACCGACCTGCCGACCCCGCCCGAGGGCACCAAGGTGTGCGTGGCGTGCCGGGCGGGCCGGGTCGACCACGACGGGTACTGCGAGAACTGCGGGCACGCCCAGCCGCGCGAGCGCGACCACATGGAGCAGGACGCAGGCCCCGTCGCCGCCGTCAGCGACCGCGGTCTGCGCCACCACCGCAACGAGGACGCGTTCGCCGTGAGCGGCACCACGCTGCCCGACGGCCGGCCGGCGGTGCTCGCGATCGTCTGCGACGGTGTGTCCTCGGCGACCCGCCCCGACGACGCCTCGATGGCCGCCTCCCGGGCCGCGAGCGAGTCGCTGCTGACCGCCCTGCCGCGCGGCACGCACCCGCAGCAGGCCATGCACGACGCGATCATCGCCGCCTCGAACGCGGTCAACGCGCTGGCGAGCGAACCGGCCACGGCCCGCGAGCAGGCCCCGCACCAGAACGCGCCGGCCTGCACCTTCGTCGGCGCCGTGGTCACCGCCGGCCTGCTGGTCGTCGGCTGGGTCGGCGACAGCCGCGCCTACTGGGTCCCGGTCGACCGCGGCACTCCCCCGGCCCGGCTCACCGAGGACGACTCCTGGGCCGCGCAGATGGTCGCCGCGGGCCTGATGAGCGAGGCCGAGGCGTACGCCGACGAGCGCGCCCACGCCATCACGGGCTGGCTCGGCGCGGACGCCTACGAGCTGGAGCCGCACACCGCTTCCTTCAAGCCGGACCGCCCGGGTGTGGTGGTGGTGTGCACCGACGGGCTGTGGAACTACGCGGAGGCGGCCGAGGACATGGCCGACGTCGTGCCCCTCGACGCCGCCGCGCGCCCCCTGCACGGCGCCCGGGTACTGGTCGGACACGCGCTCGACGGCGGGGGCCACGACAACGTAACAGTGGCGATCCTGCCGTTCCCGGCGCCGCCGTTGGGGGCAGGATCGGCCTGA
- a CDS encoding serine/threonine-protein kinase, with translation MSQAQQPCQRPDCDGAYEDMGGGELYCDTCGLAPVVSASGMVGSPPTGVTGGGKGGRGSGSTSSRSGSRGSSRTSSQSSKSRRSVSGRLSRALSGRSTGRSVSVRSSGSSAGSSGRGRLGVGLVQVPDVPRPDPRAMVLENPEVPERKRFCSRSDCGAPVGRARGDRPGRTEGFCTKCGHPYSFVPKLKAGDIVHGQYEVVGCLAHGGLGWIYLAVDRAVSDRWVVLKGLLDTGDQDAMAAAISERRFLAEIEHANIVRIYNFVEHLDQRTGSLDGYIVMEYVGGKSLKEIANSRRTESGRRDPLPVEQACAYGIEALEALGHLHSRNLLYCDFKVDNAIQTEDQLKLIDMGAVRRMDDEESAIYGTVGYQAPEVADVGPSVASDLFTVARTLAVLTFDFQGYTNVYVDSLPDPDNIEVFRQYESFYRLLVRATDPDPARRFASAQEMTEQLTGVLREVVSLQSGRARPSLSTLFGPEVRVTDTELFPKLDGEVSRLGARVAPSRKKLAAAGSPALEAGGAANALPSTAPGIVKGVDAPAAALALPVPRVDPDDPNAGFLAGLMTTAAAELLGALAAAPAPSTETRLRQVRAWLENGDSGTAHEALLELEDERPDDWRVVWYRGVAALVTGDHEGAALAFDAIYDAFPGEPAPKLALGLCAEVLGQLDNAAEYYRLVWSTDPSYVSAAFGLARVQLATGDRRSAVRTLESVPESSIHYTAARVAAVRARLRGRTAVAADVPFLDDLTAAAGQVEALEAYGLDPARREQLSAEVLGCALDWILSGGQGSAPPAAGGRTLLGSGLDERGLRFGLERSYRVLARLARGGEERIDLVERANRYRPRTWV, from the coding sequence ATGAGTCAGGCACAGCAGCCCTGCCAGCGGCCGGACTGCGACGGGGCGTACGAGGACATGGGTGGTGGCGAGCTGTACTGCGACACCTGCGGGCTCGCCCCGGTCGTCTCGGCGAGCGGCATGGTCGGCTCGCCGCCCACCGGGGTCACGGGCGGCGGCAAGGGCGGGCGCGGCTCGGGCAGCACCAGCTCCCGCTCCGGCAGCCGCGGCAGTTCGCGTACGTCGTCGCAGTCGTCGAAGTCCCGGCGCTCGGTGTCGGGACGGCTGTCGCGCGCGCTGTCGGGCCGTTCCACGGGCCGCTCGGTGTCGGTGCGCAGCTCCGGCTCGTCGGCGGGCTCCAGCGGCCGCGGCCGGCTCGGTGTCGGTCTGGTGCAGGTGCCGGACGTACCGCGGCCCGACCCGCGCGCGATGGTGCTGGAGAACCCCGAGGTTCCCGAGCGCAAGCGTTTCTGCTCGCGTTCGGACTGCGGGGCGCCGGTGGGCCGTGCGCGCGGCGACCGGCCGGGCCGTACCGAGGGCTTCTGCACCAAGTGCGGGCACCCGTACTCGTTCGTCCCGAAGCTGAAGGCCGGCGACATCGTGCACGGCCAGTACGAGGTCGTGGGCTGCCTGGCGCACGGCGGGCTCGGCTGGATCTACCTCGCCGTGGACCGCGCGGTCTCCGACCGCTGGGTGGTGCTCAAGGGCCTGCTCGACACCGGCGACCAGGACGCGATGGCGGCGGCGATCTCCGAGCGGCGCTTCCTCGCCGAGATCGAGCACGCCAACATCGTGCGGATCTACAACTTCGTCGAGCACCTCGACCAGCGCACCGGCTCCCTCGACGGCTACATCGTCATGGAGTACGTCGGCGGCAAGTCCCTGAAGGAGATCGCGAATTCACGCCGTACGGAGAGCGGCCGGCGCGACCCGCTGCCCGTCGAGCAGGCGTGCGCGTACGGCATCGAGGCCCTGGAGGCCCTGGGGCACCTGCACAGCCGCAACCTCCTCTACTGCGACTTCAAGGTCGACAACGCCATCCAGACCGAGGACCAGCTCAAGCTGATCGACATGGGCGCGGTGCGCAGGATGGACGACGAGGAGTCGGCCATCTACGGCACGGTGGGCTACCAGGCGCCGGAGGTGGCGGACGTCGGCCCGTCGGTCGCGTCCGACCTGTTCACGGTCGCGCGCACGCTCGCCGTACTGACCTTCGACTTCCAGGGCTACACGAACGTCTACGTCGACTCGCTGCCCGACCCCGACAACATCGAGGTCTTCCGCCAGTACGAGTCGTTCTACCGCCTCCTGGTCCGCGCCACCGACCCCGACCCGGCCCGCCGCTTCGCCTCCGCCCAGGAGATGACGGAGCAGCTCACGGGCGTGCTGCGGGAGGTGGTGTCCCTGCAGTCGGGGCGGGCCAGGCCGTCGCTGTCGACGCTGTTCGGGCCCGAAGTGCGGGTGACGGACACGGAGTTGTTCCCGAAGCTGGACGGCGAGGTCTCGCGGCTGGGGGCGCGGGTGGCGCCTTCCCGGAAGAAGCTCGCCGCGGCCGGCTCCCCCGCCCTGGAGGCCGGCGGTGCCGCCAACGCGCTCCCGTCCACCGCCCCCGGCATCGTCAAGGGCGTCGACGCCCCCGCCGCCGCCCTCGCCCTGCCGGTCCCCCGGGTCGACCCCGACGACCCCAACGCCGGTTTCCTCGCGGGACTGATGACCACCGCGGCGGCCGAGCTGCTCGGCGCCCTGGCCGCCGCGCCCGCGCCGTCGACCGAGACCCGGCTCAGGCAGGTGCGGGCCTGGCTGGAGAACGGCGACAGCGGCACCGCGCACGAGGCGTTGCTGGAGCTGGAGGACGAGCGGCCCGACGACTGGCGGGTGGTCTGGTACCGCGGCGTGGCCGCGCTGGTCACGGGCGACCACGAGGGCGCCGCGCTCGCCTTCGACGCGATCTACGACGCCTTCCCCGGCGAGCCCGCGCCCAAGCTGGCCCTCGGCCTGTGCGCGGAGGTGCTGGGGCAGCTGGACAACGCCGCCGAGTACTACCGCCTGGTGTGGTCCACCGACCCCAGCTATGTCAGCGCCGCCTTCGGCCTGGCCCGCGTCCAGCTCGCGACCGGCGACCGCCGCAGCGCCGTACGGACCCTGGAGTCGGTTCCGGAGAGCTCCATCCACTACACGGCCGCACGCGTCGCCGCCGTCCGGGCCCGGCTGCGCGGCCGTACGGCGGTCGCCGCCGACGTACCGTTCCTGGACGACCTGACCGCCGCCGCGGGGCAGGTCGAGGCGCTGGAGGCGTACGGTCTGGATCCGGCGCGCCGGGAGCAGTTGTCGGCGGAAGTCCTCGGCTGCGCGCTGGACTGGATACTCTCCGGGGGCCAGGGTTCCGCCCCTCCCGCCGCCGGAGGACGGACGCTGCTCGGCAGCGGCCTGGACGAGCGGGGACTGCGTTTCGGCCTGGAGCGTTCGTACCGCGTGCTGGCCCGGCTCGCACGGGGCGGCGAGGAGAGGATCGACCTGGTGGAACGTGCCAACCGTTACCGCCCCCGGACGTGGGTGTAG